From Fibrobacter sp. UWR2, a single genomic window includes:
- a CDS encoding amidophosphoribosyltransferase, with protein sequence MGGFCGVTSKSDCVCDLFFGTDYHSHLGTHRGGMAVLKSDGTFHRSIHNIQNTPFRSKFEHDLAAFAGNVGIGVISDTDPQPLVMSTKLGTFAIVTVGLIANIEELKEELFHNNCMQLQYSTTSGMVGPTEVVSALIATQASIVDGLKYVHEKVKGSCSVLLMDSTGRFYASRDKWGRTPIILGRKEGSMIAVQESCALPNLGYEYVRDLGPGEVVELTPEKDTCLVEPRKKMAICSFLWVYYGYPASSYEGRNVEMTRYRCGSALAKRTPTEADAACGIPDSGTSHALGYAHEAGVKFARPFVKYTPTWARSFMPQDQRQREHVASMKLIPVPGLIRDRRLVFCDDSIVRGTQLGKQAAKLYSLGCKETHMRIACPPLVYPCKFINFSRSKSEYDLITRRYIREKEGENADIAKYTDPDSEAYKGMVEYIRKNLNLTTLAFQRIDDLVHAIGLPAEQLCTYCWSGKDYAETGDCYHCPCEGGQCPSKDKDK encoded by the coding sequence ATGGGCGGCTTTTGCGGAGTTACTTCCAAATCGGATTGCGTATGCGATCTTTTCTTCGGGACTGACTACCACTCGCACCTCGGTACGCATCGCGGCGGTATGGCGGTGCTCAAGTCCGACGGAACATTCCATCGTTCCATCCACAACATCCAGAACACGCCGTTCCGTAGCAAGTTCGAACACGATTTGGCAGCATTCGCAGGTAACGTCGGCATCGGCGTGATCTCCGATACCGACCCGCAGCCGCTGGTGATGAGCACCAAGCTCGGTACCTTCGCTATCGTGACCGTTGGCCTTATCGCAAACATCGAGGAACTCAAGGAAGAACTCTTCCACAACAACTGCATGCAGCTGCAATACTCCACCACGAGCGGCATGGTCGGCCCGACGGAAGTCGTCTCCGCGCTCATCGCCACGCAGGCATCCATCGTCGATGGCCTCAAGTACGTTCACGAGAAGGTGAAGGGCAGTTGCTCCGTGTTGCTCATGGATAGCACGGGCCGCTTCTATGCGAGCCGTGACAAGTGGGGCCGCACGCCGATCATCCTCGGCCGCAAGGAAGGCTCCATGATCGCTGTGCAGGAAAGCTGCGCGCTCCCCAACCTCGGTTACGAGTACGTACGCGACCTCGGCCCGGGTGAAGTCGTGGAACTCACTCCCGAAAAGGATACCTGCCTCGTGGAACCGCGCAAGAAGATGGCTATCTGCTCGTTCCTCTGGGTCTACTACGGCTACCCGGCATCGAGCTACGAGGGCCGCAATGTGGAAATGACGCGCTACCGCTGCGGTTCCGCACTCGCGAAGCGCACCCCGACCGAGGCCGATGCTGCCTGCGGTATTCCGGATTCCGGTACGTCCCACGCCCTCGGCTACGCGCACGAGGCCGGTGTGAAGTTCGCCCGCCCGTTCGTGAAGTACACGCCCACGTGGGCTCGCTCCTTTATGCCGCAGGACCAGCGCCAGCGCGAGCATGTGGCCTCCATGAAACTCATCCCGGTCCCGGGACTCATCCGCGACCGCCGTCTCGTGTTCTGCGACGACTCCATCGTGCGCGGTACGCAGCTAGGCAAGCAGGCCGCCAAGCTTTACTCCCTCGGGTGCAAGGAAACGCACATGCGTATCGCCTGCCCGCCGTTAGTTTATCCGTGCAAGTTCATCAACTTCTCCCGTTCCAAGAGCGAGTACGACCTCATCACGCGCCGCTACATCCGCGAAAAGGAAGGCGAGAATGCCGATATCGCGAAGTACACCGACCCGGATAGCGAAGCCTACAAGGGCATGGTCGAATATATCCGCAAGAACCTGAACTTGACGACGCTCGCATTCCAGCGCATCGACGACCTGGTCCATGCCATCGGCCTCCCTGCCGAACAGCTCTGCACCTACTGCTGGAGCGGTAAGGACTATGCCGAAACGGGTGATTGCTACCATTGCCCCTGCGAGGGCGGTCAGTGCCCCAGCAAGGACAAGGATAAGTAA
- a CDS encoding cyclic nucleotide-binding domain-containing protein — translation MIKTPSGIGGWIASSYEASVPFLQQVPRECADFLLLNAQIREYDAGEIIIQGGVEGQSFCVMQSGRAQVCGQILPDGHYTVVAYIESGACFAEMSILCNEPTSNTIIAAEDGCTVLHIPKAEFVKFLDKNPNIMVFLYKVVCDSLRAKNKAFDEFQRLSLLASGKVLPFIDFAQTMEKSRITGTVICESQMGSGFVAFQDGRICCAKCGKHAGQDALEDILSWGDDSMYKLDTHLMPGTVNINQMADTTSLILDALRNIDEKQGARK, via the coding sequence ATGATTAAGACTCCCAGTGGTATCGGTGGCTGGATTGCCTCAAGTTACGAGGCTTCGGTTCCCTTCTTGCAGCAGGTTCCGCGTGAATGTGCCGACTTTTTGTTGCTCAATGCCCAGATCCGCGAGTATGACGCTGGTGAAATCATCATTCAGGGCGGCGTGGAAGGGCAGTCCTTCTGCGTGATGCAGAGTGGTCGAGCCCAGGTATGCGGTCAGATTCTGCCGGACGGGCATTACACTGTGGTTGCCTACATCGAAAGTGGTGCATGCTTCGCCGAGATGTCCATCCTTTGTAACGAGCCTACGAGCAATACGATTATCGCCGCCGAAGACGGCTGCACGGTGCTCCATATCCCGAAGGCCGAATTCGTGAAGTTCCTCGACAAGAACCCGAACATCATGGTGTTCCTGTACAAGGTCGTTTGCGACAGCCTCCGTGCCAAGAACAAGGCGTTCGACGAGTTCCAGCGCCTTTCGCTCCTTGCCTCGGGCAAGGTGCTCCCCTTCATTGATTTTGCGCAGACCATGGAAAAGAGCCGAATTACCGGTACGGTAATCTGCGAATCCCAGATGGGTTCGGGCTTTGTCGCCTTCCAGGATGGCCGCATCTGCTGTGCCAAGTGCGGCAAGCATGCTGGCCAGGATGCCCTCGAGGATATCCTCTCGTGGGGCGACGACTCCATGTACAAGCTCGACACGCACCTGATGCCGGGTACGGTGAACATCAACCAGATGGCCGATACCACGAGCCTCATCTTGGATGCGCTCAGGAATATTGACGAAAAACAAGGTGCCCGCAAGTAG
- a CDS encoding M48 family metallopeptidase yields MNNCGFMPVPNFFLNRIGRILLVTLTAAALAFGAQPSQTSKPAQPTLALPAQQMTYAEQMTERSMALDYAGAMELAKKVRASDDGVGCVLENIVRVSRYDDLGDTAALVTAGTNLEKCASTGLWEALRKFELGYVQTETGHSVKGAMTTRSAAKLFEESPEQEARAFYAIYAYYIDKSFSWVPFKSDRRSEYLAVLDSASKDSKRFWPLFLTSLVWMHYDKGDFNAGLKLSLRGLGKAPNHPVLLQVKADMLYRLKRYKEAAAIYEKSAADYLVRTGKSIRYWCAVMNLVRIYADMGDKEKSARWQKALEDQEFKKLRHWMPGSLVDDLESRDVLD; encoded by the coding sequence TTGAATAATTGTGGATTTATGCCCGTGCCGAACTTTTTCTTGAACCGTATTGGACGCATCCTGCTTGTTACGCTGACTGCCGCCGCGCTCGCCTTTGGTGCGCAGCCTTCGCAAACATCCAAGCCAGCTCAGCCCACGCTCGCGCTGCCTGCACAGCAGATGACCTATGCGGAACAGATGACGGAGCGCTCGATGGCGCTGGACTATGCGGGCGCGATGGAACTTGCGAAGAAGGTTCGCGCTTCCGATGATGGTGTTGGCTGCGTGCTCGAAAACATCGTGCGGGTGAGCCGCTACGACGACCTGGGCGATACGGCGGCGCTTGTCACTGCGGGCACGAACCTCGAGAAGTGCGCTTCTACCGGCCTGTGGGAAGCTCTCCGCAAGTTCGAACTCGGCTACGTGCAGACCGAGACGGGCCACTCCGTGAAGGGCGCGATGACTACCCGCTCCGCTGCTAAGTTGTTCGAAGAATCGCCCGAGCAGGAGGCGCGTGCCTTCTATGCGATATACGCCTACTACATAGACAAGAGTTTCAGCTGGGTGCCCTTCAAGTCGGACAGGCGCAGCGAATATCTGGCGGTGCTCGATTCCGCGTCTAAAGATTCCAAGCGCTTCTGGCCGCTGTTCCTTACCTCGCTCGTGTGGATGCACTACGACAAGGGCGATTTCAATGCGGGGCTCAAGCTTTCGCTGCGGGGCCTGGGCAAGGCGCCGAACCATCCGGTGCTGCTGCAGGTCAAGGCCGATATGCTCTACCGGCTTAAGCGCTACAAGGAGGCCGCCGCAATCTACGAGAAGAGCGCGGCAGATTACCTTGTACGTACCGGCAAGTCTATCCGTTACTGGTGTGCGGTAATGAACCTCGTGCGCATCTATGCCGACATGGGTGACAAGGAAAAATCTGCGCGCTGGCAGAAGGCGCTCGAGGATCAGGAATTCAAGAAGCTCAGGCACTGGATGCCGGGCTCGCTGGTGGATGACCTCGAAAGTCGCGACGTTCTCGACTAG
- a CDS encoding glycogen-binding domain-containing protein — MAKTTTTKATKAPAKKCATKAAAPKAAPKAAAKAAKPVAEKKTAAKAPAKKAAPKAAAPKKVAVEFVADCPLATTVSVAGTFNNWAVDKDMLKKDKKSGLWTAKISLAAGDYEYKFVCDGKNWDAGDNKIKHV; from the coding sequence ATGGCTAAGACAACAACAACTAAGGCTACAAAGGCCCCGGCCAAGAAGTGCGCTACCAAGGCTGCTGCCCCGAAGGCTGCTCCTAAGGCCGCTGCAAAGGCTGCCAAGCCGGTCGCAGAAAAGAAGACCGCCGCTAAGGCTCCGGCCAAGAAGGCCGCTCCGAAGGCCGCAGCCCCCAAGAAGGTCGCTGTGGAATTCGTCGCTGACTGTCCGCTCGCAACGACCGTTTCTGTCGCTGGCACGTTCAACAACTGGGCTGTCGACAAGGACATGCTCAAGAAGGACAAGAAGTCCGGTCTCTGGACTGCCAAGATTTCCCTCGCCGCTGGCGACTACGAATACAAGTTCGTGTGCGACGGCAAGAACTGGGATGCAGGCGACAACAAGATCAAGCACGTCTAA
- a CDS encoding ABC transporter substrate-binding protein produces MAAICLAICACGGGDSREGRVDGEAMCSDSVQFSPQFYSNLFRRGSSCGQSLVEIRSEVGRDTLVKRFVLADSAFMADTARLRRLTAGREWQGATVIRVPVRRAVVLSSAQLGFMLRLGVEDRIVGVGAGAYIVDSALAARVTAGEILEVGNGPQVSLEKVVSLKPDLVMTFATGGAYDDYDRLATLGVPLMLTSEWQENNPFAKFEWISLFAKLFGALPQAAQVVKPYAQVIPEMAKKESDPLVACRENGPRVIAGMAYGGVWYAPGGRSYTASLIRQAGGCYLWASDTTRELKFSLEEIFAVADSADVWVNPGIYGTPEDILAAEPRLSRLKPFRTKRVCQNDARKSAGGGNDFFESAVSRPVELIQNLHECIFGIKEGDSGNISEGHPYKWYRNIYNFAL; encoded by the coding sequence TTGGCGGCAATCTGCCTTGCGATTTGTGCCTGTGGCGGAGGCGATTCCCGTGAGGGCAGGGTAGATGGCGAGGCCATGTGCTCGGATTCCGTGCAGTTTTCGCCGCAGTTCTACAGCAATTTGTTCCGCAGGGGCAGTTCTTGCGGCCAGAGTCTGGTCGAAATCCGCTCCGAAGTGGGGCGCGATACCCTCGTGAAGCGCTTTGTGCTGGCAGATTCCGCCTTCATGGCCGATACCGCTCGGCTCAGGCGGCTTACCGCGGGCAGGGAATGGCAGGGCGCGACCGTCATCCGGGTGCCGGTACGCCGGGCGGTAGTGCTCTCGTCGGCGCAACTCGGGTTCATGCTGCGCCTTGGGGTCGAAGACCGCATAGTGGGCGTTGGCGCCGGCGCCTACATCGTGGATAGCGCGCTGGCGGCAAGGGTCACTGCCGGCGAGATTCTCGAGGTGGGCAACGGGCCGCAGGTATCGCTCGAGAAGGTAGTCTCCCTCAAGCCCGACCTGGTGATGACGTTTGCTACAGGCGGCGCGTACGATGACTACGACAGGCTTGCCACCCTCGGGGTACCGCTCATGCTTACGTCGGAATGGCAGGAGAACAACCCGTTCGCGAAATTCGAGTGGATTAGTTTGTTTGCAAAACTCTTCGGCGCGCTGCCGCAGGCGGCGCAGGTCGTTAAACCGTATGCGCAGGTAATCCCCGAGATGGCGAAGAAGGAATCGGACCCGCTTGTCGCCTGCAGGGAAAACGGCCCGCGTGTAATCGCGGGCATGGCCTACGGCGGCGTGTGGTATGCGCCCGGTGGAAGGAGCTACACTGCAAGCCTCATCAGGCAGGCGGGCGGCTGCTACCTGTGGGCCAGCGATACCACCCGCGAACTGAAGTTCTCGCTCGAGGAGATTTTTGCGGTGGCCGACAGCGCCGACGTGTGGGTGAACCCGGGCATATACGGCACGCCCGAAGACATCCTTGCGGCAGAACCCAGGCTCTCGCGCCTGAAGCCGTTCCGCACGAAGCGCGTGTGCCAGAACGATGCCCGCAAGAGCGCGGGTGGCGGCAACGACTTTTTCGAGAGCGCGGTTTCGAGGCCGGTGGAACTGATCCAGAATCTGCACGAATGCATTTTCGGCATAAAAGAGGGTGATTCCGGCAACATCTCGGAGGGCCACCCCTACAAATGGTATAGAAATATTTATAATTTTGCATTATGA
- a CDS encoding penicillin-binding protein activator, protein MKRLITLLLVSALSGTLYAQDEVSKAMAMIRDGRCSEAIAPLQKLAESKNFRKREGAQSAVLLTECYLREHRRDDVLKLASKFLEYHVSSEYRERMELARAIALVEKGSVYEGVEAMLRVLAYTKNPAAKSHTKEVAIQTIAASLMNADQLQALLEKYPVDKDVVGWIQLQIGRECQNVKRYRAARYWYKKVVNGGVAENLSATAQQGLESLDGLGAGMPTVLVLAPLSGDFAEFGAAAVQGVYLAHEQAGLAGKVRIRTADTRADASIALMRTQQAVNQDSIVAVIGPIMSAPAATVAAWLGSNFQNIPMLTPTATDDGIAKMGPNIFQVNITMDNLAHKIADFATKCLDIREFAILSPIGDYGSAMSQSFTRAVERRGGKIAAFRNYVEGRPDYATEFKILRDVRFKQENRRRNIARGASDLDAVGARERRDYLADSTMNIPGIFIPATNPGDAGLMVGQVAYNKIKGTMLGTSGWYGRELLIQGKQLVDSTYFSVPGLDLSGNKESYENFAKAFKEKWGEAPAEDKVSGLSYDAAKIVFSGITKKVESLTKYLNNTSVFESVYGEIKFTRGANTNTKVVTVRKGKFYVMEGCNLPANALPSDDKKKDEKKK, encoded by the coding sequence ATGAAGCGTCTTATAACTCTCCTTCTAGTGTCCGCCCTTTCGGGTACGCTTTATGCCCAGGATGAGGTTTCCAAGGCCATGGCGATGATTCGTGATGGCCGTTGTTCCGAAGCGATCGCACCTCTCCAGAAACTCGCGGAATCCAAGAACTTCCGCAAGCGCGAAGGCGCCCAGTCCGCGGTGCTCCTCACGGAATGCTACCTGCGTGAACATAGGCGCGACGACGTGCTGAAGCTTGCCTCCAAGTTCCTGGAATACCATGTGAGCTCGGAATACCGCGAACGCATGGAACTCGCCCGCGCGATTGCGCTGGTGGAGAAGGGCTCCGTGTACGAAGGTGTCGAAGCCATGCTCCGCGTGCTGGCCTATACCAAGAACCCTGCCGCCAAGAGCCACACCAAGGAAGTCGCCATCCAGACTATTGCCGCAAGCCTCATGAATGCGGACCAGCTGCAGGCGCTCCTCGAGAAGTATCCGGTGGACAAGGATGTGGTGGGCTGGATCCAGTTGCAGATTGGCCGCGAATGCCAGAACGTGAAGCGCTACCGCGCCGCCCGCTATTGGTATAAGAAGGTCGTGAACGGCGGAGTCGCCGAGAACCTCTCCGCGACGGCCCAGCAGGGGCTGGAATCTCTCGACGGTCTTGGCGCCGGTATGCCGACCGTGCTCGTGCTCGCCCCGCTTTCCGGTGATTTTGCTGAATTCGGTGCCGCCGCCGTGCAGGGCGTGTACCTCGCCCACGAACAGGCTGGCCTTGCTGGCAAGGTTCGCATTCGCACCGCCGATACCCGCGCCGACGCTTCCATCGCGCTCATGCGTACCCAGCAGGCGGTGAACCAGGATAGCATCGTGGCCGTTATCGGCCCCATCATGAGTGCCCCGGCAGCCACCGTCGCCGCTTGGCTCGGCAGCAACTTCCAGAATATCCCGATGCTCACGCCTACCGCGACCGACGACGGCATCGCGAAGATGGGCCCGAATATCTTCCAGGTGAACATCACCATGGACAACCTTGCCCACAAGATTGCAGACTTCGCCACCAAGTGTCTCGATATCCGCGAGTTCGCGATCTTGAGCCCCATCGGTGACTACGGTTCCGCCATGTCGCAGAGCTTTACGCGTGCCGTGGAGCGTCGCGGTGGCAAGATTGCCGCTTTCAGGAACTACGTGGAAGGCCGCCCGGACTACGCGACCGAATTCAAGATCTTGCGCGACGTGCGCTTTAAGCAGGAAAACCGCCGCAGGAACATTGCCCGCGGGGCGTCGGACCTCGATGCCGTGGGCGCCCGCGAGCGCCGCGACTACCTGGCCGATTCCACCATGAACATCCCCGGCATCTTTATCCCGGCTACCAACCCGGGCGACGCGGGCCTCATGGTCGGGCAGGTCGCCTACAACAAGATTAAGGGTACGATGCTCGGTACTTCGGGCTGGTACGGCCGTGAACTGCTTATCCAGGGCAAGCAGCTTGTGGACAGCACGTACTTCAGTGTGCCGGGCCTTGACCTCTCGGGTAACAAGGAATCGTACGAGAACTTCGCGAAGGCCTTCAAGGAAAAGTGGGGCGAGGCCCCGGCCGAAGACAAAGTAAGCGGCCTCAGCTACGATGCCGCCAAGATCGTGTTCTCGGGTATCACGAAGAAGGTCGAAAGCCTCACCAAGTACCTCAATAACACGTCGGTGTTCGAAAGCGTCTATGGCGAAATCAAGTTTACGCGCGGCGCCAACACGAACACGAAGGTGGTGACCGTACGCAAGGGCAAGTTCTACGTGATGGAAGGCTGCAACCTTCCGGCCAACGCGCTTCCTTCTGACGACAAGAAGAAAGACGAAAAGAAGAAGTAG
- a CDS encoding nucleotidyltransferase family protein, which yields MALCLETEQLETVQRILSLHFEGLDVWAYGPRLTGVDLTPDTELDLAVIADRPLSFEAMTAVEKAFADSGLPFRVDIVDWSKLPDSIQKKLKKEHEVVLEAPKD from the coding sequence ATGGCACTATGCTTAGAAACTGAACAGCTGGAAACCGTCCAGCGGATCCTTTCCCTCCATTTCGAGGGGCTGGATGTCTGGGCCTATGGCCCGAGGCTCACCGGCGTGGATCTGACTCCCGATACGGAACTTGACCTCGCGGTCATTGCCGACAGGCCTCTCTCCTTTGAGGCGATGACGGCGGTGGAGAAGGCGTTTGCCGATAGCGGGCTCCCTTTCCGCGTCGATATCGTGGACTGGAGCAAGCTGCCGGATTCCATCCAGAAGAAACTCAAGAAAGAACACGAAGTTGTCCTAGAAGCTCCCAAGGACTAG
- the lysA gene encoding diaminopimelate decarboxylase, protein MTNYSIPQEVFVKAAEQYGTPLWLYDRATIEKRVKEVQVFDTVRFAQKACPNLSIVALVRKLGGVVDAVSAGEIVRALKAGFKGGQQKGKAPEIVYTADIFDRDALELVKKYDIAVNVGSPDMIQQLADFGVKSELTLRVNPGFGHGHSSKVNTGGPLSKHGVWHEQIKDCIKLAQANGMWITGLHMHIGSGSDFEHLSQVCDAMVDASRRLGSHLRTISAGGGLPIPYHEEDKGNRIDMQAYYDLWDKARKNIQQSIGHEVHLEVEPGRYLVAESGYLMAEIRAVKKQGDNLFYLLDAGFTDLVRPSFYGSYHGISIIARDGRELNETVDAVVAGPLCESGDVFTQEEGGFVVTRKLPKAKVGDLLILHDAGAYGAAMSSNYNSRRYAAETMYTNGELKVIRERQTFEQLLQNDRVIDL, encoded by the coding sequence ATGACAAATTATTCTATCCCTCAAGAAGTTTTTGTGAAGGCTGCCGAACAGTACGGCACCCCCCTTTGGCTCTACGACCGCGCCACTATTGAGAAGCGCGTGAAGGAAGTCCAGGTTTTTGACACGGTGCGTTTTGCCCAGAAGGCATGTCCGAACCTCTCCATCGTGGCGCTCGTGCGCAAGCTCGGCGGCGTGGTCGATGCAGTCTCTGCCGGCGAAATCGTCCGCGCGTTGAAGGCGGGTTTCAAGGGCGGTCAGCAGAAGGGCAAGGCTCCCGAAATTGTCTACACCGCAGATATCTTCGACCGCGACGCGCTTGAACTCGTGAAGAAGTACGACATCGCGGTGAATGTCGGTTCGCCCGACATGATTCAGCAGCTCGCTGATTTCGGCGTGAAGTCGGAACTCACGCTCCGCGTGAACCCGGGTTTCGGTCACGGGCATTCCAGCAAGGTGAATACCGGCGGCCCGCTTAGCAAGCATGGCGTGTGGCACGAACAGATCAAGGACTGCATCAAGCTTGCGCAGGCCAACGGCATGTGGATTACCGGGCTCCACATGCACATCGGTTCCGGCTCCGACTTCGAACACCTCTCGCAGGTTTGCGACGCGATGGTGGACGCTAGCCGCCGCCTGGGCTCTCATTTGCGCACCATCAGTGCAGGGGGCGGCCTCCCGATTCCGTATCATGAGGAAGACAAGGGCAACCGCATCGACATGCAGGCCTACTACGACCTGTGGGACAAGGCCCGCAAGAACATCCAGCAGAGCATCGGCCACGAGGTTCACCTGGAAGTCGAACCCGGTCGCTACCTGGTGGCCGAAAGCGGTTACCTGATGGCCGAAATCCGCGCCGTCAAGAAGCAGGGCGACAACCTGTTCTACCTGCTCGATGCGGGCTTTACTGACCTGGTGCGCCCGAGTTTCTACGGCAGCTATCACGGCATTTCCATCATCGCCCGCGACGGTCGCGAATTGAACGAGACGGTCGATGCTGTCGTGGCAGGCCCGCTCTGCGAATCCGGTGACGTGTTCACGCAGGAAGAAGGTGGCTTCGTGGTGACCCGCAAGCTCCCGAAGGCGAAGGTCGGCGACCTTTTGATTCTCCATGACGCAGGTGCCTATGGTGCCGCCATGAGCAGCAATTACAACAGCCGCCGCTACGCCGCCGAGACCATGTACACTAATGGCGAACTGAAGGTCATCCGCGAAAGGCAGACGTTCGAGCAATTGCTCCAGAACGACCGCGTTATTGATTTATAA
- the purM gene encoding phosphoribosylformylglycinamidine cyclo-ligase, protein MNYADAGVSLARADEAMVGVKKSVRTTFNQGVLGDVGNFGGLFTLNHLGMKDPVLVSSVDGVGTKLKVDIEMGTHELPGQDIVNHCCDDILVQGARPLFFLDYVATGRLEPGVMDKLVAGMAKACRENDLVLIGGETAEMPGFYGPGDYDISGTIVGVVERENIIDGKKIKPGTIILGLPSTGLHTNGYSLARKVLFDVAGYKVDTVVDGMDKSIGEALATPHRSYYPSLIDLCNKKIIQGLAHITGSGYQGNIPRILPDNVDVIIDRTTWDPPMIFKLIQQAGSVEKDEMYSTFNMGMGMLIFIDPADKAEVTAHLEAKGEKWVQIGEVVAGTKQVKFRD, encoded by the coding sequence ATGAATTACGCAGACGCAGGAGTTTCCCTGGCCCGAGCTGACGAAGCGATGGTCGGTGTCAAGAAATCCGTACGTACTACATTCAACCAGGGCGTTCTGGGCGACGTCGGCAATTTCGGCGGCCTCTTCACGCTCAACCACCTCGGCATGAAGGACCCTGTCCTCGTGAGTTCCGTCGACGGCGTGGGCACCAAGCTCAAGGTCGATATCGAAATGGGCACGCACGAACTGCCGGGCCAGGACATCGTGAACCACTGCTGCGATGACATTCTGGTGCAGGGTGCACGTCCGCTGTTCTTCTTGGACTACGTGGCTACTGGCCGCCTGGAACCGGGCGTTATGGACAAACTCGTTGCCGGTATGGCCAAGGCCTGCCGCGAGAACGACCTCGTGCTTATCGGCGGTGAAACTGCCGAAATGCCGGGCTTCTACGGCCCGGGCGACTACGACATTTCCGGCACCATCGTCGGCGTCGTGGAACGTGAGAACATCATTGACGGCAAGAAGATCAAGCCGGGTACCATTATCCTCGGCCTGCCCTCCACCGGACTCCACACCAACGGCTACTCTCTCGCCCGCAAGGTGCTGTTCGATGTGGCTGGCTACAAGGTCGACACCGTCGTGGACGGCATGGACAAGTCTATCGGCGAAGCGCTTGCGACCCCGCACCGCAGCTACTACCCGAGTCTCATCGACCTCTGCAACAAGAAGATTATCCAGGGCCTCGCTCACATCACGGGTTCGGGCTACCAGGGCAACATCCCGCGTATCCTCCCGGACAACGTCGACGTGATTATCGACCGCACCACGTGGGATCCGCCGATGATCTTCAAGCTCATCCAGCAGGCCGGCTCCGTGGAGAAGGACGAGATGTACTCCACCTTCAACATGGGTATGGGCATGCTCATCTTCATCGACCCGGCAGACAAGGCCGAAGTTACGGCACACCTCGAAGCCAAGGGCGAAAAGTGGGTGCAGATTGGTGAAGTTGTCGCCGGCACCAAGCAGGTGAAGTTCCGCGACTAG